A genomic segment from Piliocolobus tephrosceles isolate RC106 chromosome X, ASM277652v3, whole genome shotgun sequence encodes:
- the SLC10A2 gene encoding ileal sodium/bile acid cotransporter: MNDPNSCVDNATVCSGASCVVPDSNFNNTLSVVLSAVLTILLALVMFSMGCNVEIKKFLGHVKRPWGICVGFLCQFGIMPLAGFILSVAFDILPIQAVVVLIMGCCPGGTSSNILAYWVDGDMDLSVSMTTCSTLLALGMMPLCLLIYTKMWVDSGSIVIPYDNIGTSLVALVVPVSVGMFVNHKWPQKAKIILKIGSIAGAILIVLIAVVGGILYQSAWIIAPKLWIIGTIFPVAGYSMGFVLARIAGLPWHRCRTVAFETGMQNTQLCSTIVQLSFTPEELNVVFTFPLIYSIFQIAFAAIFVGFYVAYKKYHGKKQDRNSREQRK, translated from the exons ATGAATGATCCGAACAGCTGTGTGGACAATGCAACAGTTTGCTCTGGTGCATCCTGTGTGGTACCTGACAGCAATTTCAATAACACCCTAAGTGTGGTCCTAAGTGCGGTGCTGACCATCCTGTTGGCCTTGGTGATGTTCTCCATGGGATGCAACGTGGAAATCAAGAAATTTCTAGGGCACGTAAAGCGGCCGTGGGGCATTTGTGTTGGCTTCCTCTGTCAGTTTGGAATCATGCCTCTCGCAGGATTCATCCTGTCTGTGGCCTTTGACATCCTCCCCATCCAGGCCGTGGTGGTGCTCATTATGGGATGCTGCCCTGGAGGAACTTCCTCCAATATCTTGGCCTATTGGGTCGATGGCGATATGGACCTGAG CGTCAGCATGACCACATGCTCCACACTGCTTGCCCTCGGAATGATGCCTCTGTGCCTCCTTATCTATACCAAAATGTGGGTCGACTCTGGGAGCATCGTAATTCCCTATGATAACATAG GTACGTCTCTGGTTGCTCTTGTTGTTCCTGTTTCCGTTGGAATGTTTGTTAATCACAAATGGCCCCAAAAAGCAAAGATCATACTTAAA ATCGGGTCCATTGCGGGCGCCATCCTTATCGTGCTCATAGCTGTAGTTGGAGGAATATTGTACCAAAGTGCCTGGATCATCGCTCCCAAATTGTGGATTATAGGGACAATATTTCCTGTGGCAGGTTACTCCATGGGGTTTGTTCTAGCTAGAATCGCTGGTCTACCCTGGCACAG GTGCCGAACGGTTGCTTTTGAAACAGGGATGCAGAACACGCAGCTATGTTCCACCATCGTTCAGCTTTCCTTCACTCCTGAAGAGCTCAATGTCGTATTCACCTTCCCGCTCATCTACAGCATTTTCCAGATCGCCTTTGCTGCAATATTCGTAGGAT